CTTAAATTTTTAAATTTACTTGATTTCCGCCCGTATCCTGCTTAAACTCACCTGCGTAATCCCAAGATAAGACGCAATATAACCGAGCTGAACTCTTTTAAGCAAGTCCGGCTGGTAGGTGATGATGTCTTTGTAACGTTCCAGAGAAGTTTTGAACTGTCTGGAAATAATGAGCTCTTCAGATTTTATCATCTCAGCTTCTGCCAGTTTTCTTCCCCAATTAGCAATATGAATATCTTCATTAAAGAGTTTTCTGAGACTTTCTGTTTCCATTCTGTAAAGATCACAGTCTTCCAGTAATTCGATGCTTTCATAGCCGGGTTTGTCTTCTACATAGCTTTTCATGGAAAGAATACATTGTCCTTCACTTCCGAACCAGAAGGTAATATCATTATCAGAAGTTGAAGAATAGGCCCGCGCAATCCCTTTTCTTATAAAATAAAGATAAGGAATCACTTTATCGGCTTCCATCAGACAAAAGCCTTTAGGATGCGAAACTTCAGTGATATGTTCTTTTAAACTGTTTTTTGAGGTTTCAGGAAGAAGGTAAACCTGGTCAAGAATCTGGTCTATATTCATAAAGATGAATTCTAATATTCAAAAATATCAGTTTTAGGTAATGCAATACAAAATAATCCTATGTTTTTTTACAATCTTGTGATGATATGAGCATGGTAGTGGCTTTTAATTTTCTTTTATTACAGCCATTTAAGGCTGTATAACTCTCTTTTTTCTTTTAAATATTGAGATTAACCGTAAAGACCAATTTTGTTTTACTAACTTTGCAGTTCGTAATATTATTTTTATGCACAAAGCTGGATTTGTAAATATAGTTGGAAAGCCCAATGCGGGAAAATCGACCTTGCTCAACCAATTAATGGGTGAGAAATTGGCGATTGTAACGCAGAAAGCTCAGACAACCCGTCACAGAATTTTTGGTATTTATAATGAAGATGATCTTCAGATCGTATTTTCTGATACTCCCGGAGTATTGGATCCAAAATACGGACTGCAGGAAAAAATGATGGATTTTGTAAAGGACTCTCTGCAGGATGCTGATGTATTCCTGTTTATTGTAGATGTTACCGATAAAGCAGAACCTTCAGAATTTTTAATTGATAAATTGAATAAAATTCCTGTACCCGTTCTTCTTTTATTAAATAAAGTAGACCAGACTGATCAGGCAGGTCTTGAAAAATTAGTAGAAGACTGGCACAATAGAATTCCAAAGGCTGAAATTCTGCCTATCTCTGCGTTAAATGCTTTCAATACAGAAGTTATTTTACCAAAAATAAAATCTTTACTTCCTGAAAACCCACCTTACTACGATAAAGATCAGTACACGGATAAACCTGAAAGATTTTTTGTAAACGAGGCAATTCGTGAGAAAATCCTTCTGAATTATGATAAAGAAATTCCATACTCTGTGGAAGTTGTGACTGAACAGTTCAAGGAAAAAGAAGGGATTATCTTTATAGACTCTATTATTTATGTAGAAAGAGATACTCAAAAGGGAATTATTATCGGGCACAAAGGTGAAGCCATCAAAAAAGTAGGAACTGAAGCACGATTGGATCTTGAGAAATTCTTTACCAAAAAAATTCATTTAAACTTATTTGTAAAAGTGAAAAAAGATTGGAGAAAGAACGACAGAGACCTTAAAAATTTCGGTTACCGATAAACTAAAACAGCCGGAATCCCGTTGTATTAAAAGATTTTTATTACCTTAGTATAAATTTTTTAGTAAATGAACTATAATAATTCAAATTCAAGCTCAATACTTAAAGATATTATTTTATTAGTTGTGAGAGTGTTTGTAGGTTTTGCAATGCTTTCTCATGGTTTTCCAAAGCTTCAGATGCTGTTGGCAGGAGGTAAAATCGAGTTTTTCGATTTTATGGGTCTTGGTCCTCAGATATCACTGATTCTTACTGTTTTTGCTGAATTTGTGTGTTCAATACTCCTTATATTAGGACTTTTCACAAGAGTTTCTTTAGGATTTCTGATCTTTACAATGATCATTGCCGGCTTTGTTGTACATGGAGCAGATCCTTTTGAAAAAAGAGAAATGAGCCTTATTTATCTTTCTGTTTATCTTTTGCTTATCGTGATCGGGGCTGGAAAAGTTTCGGTAGACCATATGATTGAAAGAAGAAAAAGAGCTTCAGACTGGTAATTTTACAATAAGAACAATACAATATAAAAGAAAGGCACTTCAAAAAATGAAGTGCCTTTCTTTTATTAATAATTACAGTTAGGTAAGCATTCCCAGATCAGATTTCCCTTTTCGTCTCTTACTCTGCAAGCCATATATCCCGGATCACATAAGGGAGCGCTTCCTCCCATAACGGTCTTTAGATTTTTCTTCGTTAATTTTCTTAAATTTTTCATATTATTTTAATTTGTAAGATAAATGTAATAAAAAAATAAATATGACACCAAAAAGAGTCTTATTTTTTAATGTTAAAATTCTTTTAAATTCACTACATTCGTAAAAAATGAATTTATATGAAGATAAAACTGACTATTTGCCTTTTGGCATTTCTCAATTTTTATGATGCACAGGAAAATATTACGTATCAGAAACCTTCTGCTGAGATTTTAAAACTGGCAGATTATCAAAGACCTCCAAGTGTTCTGATGAACAGCAAAAAAGACTGGGTGGTTTTTACGTACCGTCCAACATATAAAACACTCGAAGATCTCAGTCAGAATGAAATGAAGCTTGGTGGACTTAGAATCAATCCGGTTACTAATATTTCAAGCAGCATTACTTATTCTAATGATTTGAAGATCAGAAAAATCAACGATAAAAATGAAATTCAGGTAAAAAACCTGCCTTCCAATCCAAAAATTGGCTATGTTTCATTTTCTCCGGATGAAAAGAAACTGGCTTTTACCAATACTACCAATAAAGGAGTAGAGCTTTGGATCGTAGATATGGAAACGGCTTCTGCCAATAAAATTACAGCAGATAATCTGAATGCCAATTTAGGAATGCCTTATGTGTGGTATAATGATTCTCAAAGCTTATTGATCAGAGCAATTCCACAAAACAGACCTGCGCTTATCGATGCAAGCAAAGATCTTCCTACAGGACCTATTGTTTCAACAGCAGATGGTAAAGTTTCCCAGAACAGAACCTATCAGGATCTTTTGAAAAATCCTCAGGATGAAAAAAACTTTGAAACCCTTACGGCTTCTGAAATTTATAATGTAGATCTTACAGGTAATCTTAAGAAATTGAAAGACCAGAATATGTATGCCGGATTAAGTTTTTCTCCGGACGGAAATTATCTGATGGCTACACTGATCAAAAAACCATTTTCCTATATCGTTCCACTTAACCGATTTCCATCCACAACAGTAGTGTATGACATGAAAGGAAATACGGTAAAAACAGTAAATGATGTTCCTTTGAATGAAATCATGCCGAAAGGATTCTCATCGGTAAGAACCGGAAAAAGAGATATGGCCTGGAGAAGTGATGCGCCTGCAACTCTTACTTATGCCGAAGCTTTAGATGGAGGAGACCAGTCTAAAACCGCAGAGTACAGAGACGAGGTATTTACATGGGAAGCTCCATTTACAGCAGCTCCTAAATCTTTCTTCAAAACAAAACAAAGATATGATGATGTAGTTTGGACTAATGATCATTATGCTATTGTTTCTGAAGGCTGGTATGATACCAGAAATACAAAATCTTACCTGGTAGATATTAATAACGGAGAATCTAAAGTTTTCGATGATAGAAATTATCAGGATGTTTACAGTGATCCGGGAAATTTTAATACAACAAAAAATCAGTACGGAAGATATGTTATCGATATGAAAGGAGGAAAAGCCTACCTGATTGGAGCTGGATTCACCAAAGACGGACAGCATCCTTTTATCGATGAAATGGATGTGAAATCCCTGAAAAAGAAAAGACTTTACACTTCGAATATAAAGAATGGTAAAGAAGAAATTATTGATATTCTTAATGCTTCAAAAGGTGAAATTCTTACCATTCAACAGTCGCCGAGCATTTATCCTAATTACTTCAAAAAGAATATTAAATCTAATAAAGCAGAAGCTGTAACCACCTTTGCAAACCCTTTTGAAAGTATTAAAGACGTTTACAAAGAAGTGATTACGTACAAGAGAAATGATGGTGTTACCTTAACCGGAACCCTTTATCTTCCTGCTAATTACGACAGAAAAGCGAAGAAAGAAAAGCTTCCATTGCTAATTTGGGCTTATCCTACAGAGTATAAAGATAAAAATACAGCAGGGCAGAACACTCAAAACCCGAACGATTTTACATTCCCATACTACGGATCTTTTGTATACTGGACAACAAAAGGGTACGCTGTTCTTGATGATGCTGCTTTCCCGATTATTGGTGAAGGAAAAACAGAGCCTAATGATACTTTTATTCCACAGTTGGTAGCCAATGCTGCTGCTGCCATTGATGCCGTTGATCATCTGGGATATATCGACAAAAAGAAAGTAGCCGTAGGCGGGCATTCTTATGGTGCATTTATGACTGCAAACCTTTTGACACATTCTAACCTTTTTGCATGCGGAATTGCTAGAAGTGGTGCTTACAACAGAACGTTGACGCCATTCGGATTCCAGAGCGAGCAGAGAAACTATTGGGATGTTCCTGAGATTTACAATACAATGTCTCCATTCATGCATGCAGACAAAATGAAAACACCTCTTCTTCTGATTCATGGTGATGCGGATAACAATCCGGGAACATTTACTTTGCAGACTGAAAGATACTTCCAGGCATTGAAAAACCTTGGAGCTCCGGTAAAAATGGTTCTTCTTCCAAAAGAAGCCCACGGATACCAGGCTAAAGAAAATATCTTACATCTTTTATGGGAGCAGGATCAGTTCCTTGAAAAATGTTTGAAGAAATAAATAACAAAAGAGACTGCTTGTAATAAGCAGTCTCTTTTTTTGATTAAAAAATATAATAAGGAAGTTAGAGGCATAAAAACTACATAAAATAAATCACTCAAGTATTTCTTTTAAAGCGAAGCTCATCTTAATCATCTTATCCTCTTCATAAAACTTAATGGTTTAAAAAATTAAAGCAACTTCAAAATCTCATCAACACTCTTAAGTTCCATAAAATTGGGATGTTCCAGGTTAACTTCATGCTGTTCATGAGTCCAGGTGACATGATAAGGAATATGGGCGGCAGAACCTCCAATTTCCAGCACCGGTAAAATATCTGATTTTATAGAATTTCCAAGCATTAAAAGATTTTCAGGTTTACAATCCAGATGCTTCAGAAGTTTTTTGTAATCATTTTCTTTTTTATCACTCATGATTTCAATGTGGTGGAAATAGTCCTGTAACCCTGAATTTTTCAATTTACGCTCCTGATCCAGAAGATCTCCCTTCGTCGCGACAACCAGTTGGTATTTTCCCTTTAAGCTTTCAAGGGTTTCCGTAACGCCATCCAACAATTCAATAGGTTTCTGAAGAAGATCCTGACCCAGCTGAATCGCTTTATTCACTAACTCTAATGACGCGGTATTATTGGAAACTCTGCCAATAGTTTCAATCATGCAAAGCATAAATCCTTTTACTCCATAGCCATATAAATGAAGGTTCTGCATTTCCGTTTTAAACAGTTCCTGCGACACAGAATGTTGCGGAAGATAATCTTCAAGCAGCATACAGAATTCTTTTTCTGCCTCCTGAAAATAAGGTTCATTGATCCAAAGGGTGTCATCAGCATCAAAGGCAATGGTTGTAATATGATTATTCATTTTTGTTTTGTAATTTTCTGGTGTCAAAATTCAGTATAAAAACTCAATAAACAAAGGACATTTGTCCCGAACACATATGTTACGAACAAATCAGGCATTTCTAAAGTATTTTGAAGAACTTTACATGAAGCAGGAGGGTAGAGAAGAGGTTGTAGTAAAGGATTTCTCCCGGGAAGAAAATATATTGATACAGCATCAGCCACTGTCAAAGGTTATGTTGATTAAAGAAGGTGTTGCCAAATGCTATCTTACTGAAGAAAACGGAAAAGAATATATTGTCGAATTTCTGGGAAATGGGGAAATCCTTGGAGAAGTAGAATTGATGAAGAATATCAGCTGTTTATGTGGAGTAAAAGCCGTATCTGAGGTGACCGTTTATGAAGTCAATGTTTCTTATTTCAAATCTTTGATTAAAAATGATCTCGCTCTTAACCATTTATTATTGGATTCATTTGCGGAAAGAATTATCAATACTTCCAGCCGAGCATCTTATCAACAGCTGTATACGGTAGAACATACTGTAACACAATTACTGAACATGCAGTCAAAGCAAGGCATTCAGATTTCTAAAGAAGATATGGCCGCCTATCTAGGCATTACAGTGAGAAGTTTAAATAGAATCTTAAAGGATTTGAAATGATTTCGTTGACAAGCAAAAAGATGTAAAGATTTTCTCAATGCTCATTTATAATTTTTAAACATCATTCTTTTGTTGGAAAATCGCAAAGACGCAAAGTTTTTTTAATTCTTGTTTGTAATTTTAAGGCGCAAGAAAATCAAAGATTTTCAGCAAACGATGACTATGAATTTTTCTGCAAGTTGCGGAAACTGTGCTCGTCTTTTTTTATTAGAATTTGTTTAATTAAAAGAATCTTCAAGTGATTAAAAAATAACCAGTATTCAATTTTATCGAAGATAAAATCCTTGCGCCTTAAAATATTTGATCTTCCAATTCCATTGCGTCTTTGCGTCTTTCAAAAAAGTTTATTTTTTTTTAACTAATGATATTTTGGTGTGTTTTTAAGGGGTGTTTTGTTTTAGATATTAATATTTAATAATTTAAGTGTGGATTTTGATGGGGTGTTTTGAAAATTTAGTAATTTTGTATTAAAATAAGTGAATCCAATATTCATGAAAAAATTAAAATTCAGAAATGCTGAGCTGGCAGATTTACATAAAATTGTAGCCATATATAATTTAACAGTAGCCTCCAGGATGGTGACTGCAGATATGGAAGAAGTTTCTGTAGAAAGCAAACTAAAATGGTTTGAGGAACACAATCCTCAGACAAGACCACTTTGGGTAGTTGAAGATGAGCAGGATGAAACCGTAGGGTGGGTGAGCTTCAGTTCATTCCATGAAAGAGCGGCATACAATGGAACGGTAGAAGTAAGCATTTATCTGGATGAAACCTGCAGAGGAAAAGGATATGGAAAAACTATTCTTCAGTATTGTATTGATAACGCTGGAAAATTTGGGGTAAAAAACCTTGTAGCTCTTATTTTTCTTCACAATGAACCCAGTTTGAAGTTGTTCAGATACTTCGGCTTTGAAGATTGGGGAAGCCTTCCTAATGTAGCGATTTTGGATGGTGTGGAGAGAAGTCTGAAGATTTTAGGGAAGAGAATAGATTAAATTTAAAGGAATTAATTGTATTCAATAATACAATAGAAAGTATAAAAAAATAGCTGTCTCAAATTTGAAACAGCTATTTTATTTTTATGAATTCTGCTTAATTCTTTTCGCAGACATATTCAGAAATCGTTTCACCAGGAAAACGGCTGATACTGTCAGTCCTAATCCAAGTGCGATCCACATT
This region of Chryseobacterium culicis genomic DNA includes:
- a CDS encoding DoxX family protein; protein product: MNYNNSNSSSILKDIILLVVRVFVGFAMLSHGFPKLQMLLAGGKIEFFDFMGLGPQISLILTVFAEFVCSILLILGLFTRVSLGFLIFTMIIAGFVVHGADPFEKREMSLIYLSVYLLLIVIGAGKVSVDHMIERRKRASDW
- the era gene encoding GTPase Era; this encodes MHKAGFVNIVGKPNAGKSTLLNQLMGEKLAIVTQKAQTTRHRIFGIYNEDDLQIVFSDTPGVLDPKYGLQEKMMDFVKDSLQDADVFLFIVDVTDKAEPSEFLIDKLNKIPVPVLLLLNKVDQTDQAGLEKLVEDWHNRIPKAEILPISALNAFNTEVILPKIKSLLPENPPYYDKDQYTDKPERFFVNEAIREKILLNYDKEIPYSVEVVTEQFKEKEGIIFIDSIIYVERDTQKGIIIGHKGEAIKKVGTEARLDLEKFFTKKIHLNLFVKVKKDWRKNDRDLKNFGYR
- a CDS encoding Crp/Fnr family transcriptional regulator; this translates as MLRTNQAFLKYFEELYMKQEGREEVVVKDFSREENILIQHQPLSKVMLIKEGVAKCYLTEENGKEYIVEFLGNGEILGEVELMKNISCLCGVKAVSEVTVYEVNVSYFKSLIKNDLALNHLLLDSFAERIINTSSRASYQQLYTVEHTVTQLLNMQSKQGIQISKEDMAAYLGITVRSLNRILKDLK
- a CDS encoding GNAT family N-acetyltransferase, with the translated sequence MKKLKFRNAELADLHKIVAIYNLTVASRMVTADMEEVSVESKLKWFEEHNPQTRPLWVVEDEQDETVGWVSFSSFHERAAYNGTVEVSIYLDETCRGKGYGKTILQYCIDNAGKFGVKNLVALIFLHNEPSLKLFRYFGFEDWGSLPNVAILDGVERSLKILGKRID
- a CDS encoding alpha/beta hydrolase family protein, which produces MKIKLTICLLAFLNFYDAQENITYQKPSAEILKLADYQRPPSVLMNSKKDWVVFTYRPTYKTLEDLSQNEMKLGGLRINPVTNISSSITYSNDLKIRKINDKNEIQVKNLPSNPKIGYVSFSPDEKKLAFTNTTNKGVELWIVDMETASANKITADNLNANLGMPYVWYNDSQSLLIRAIPQNRPALIDASKDLPTGPIVSTADGKVSQNRTYQDLLKNPQDEKNFETLTASEIYNVDLTGNLKKLKDQNMYAGLSFSPDGNYLMATLIKKPFSYIVPLNRFPSTTVVYDMKGNTVKTVNDVPLNEIMPKGFSSVRTGKRDMAWRSDAPATLTYAEALDGGDQSKTAEYRDEVFTWEAPFTAAPKSFFKTKQRYDDVVWTNDHYAIVSEGWYDTRNTKSYLVDINNGESKVFDDRNYQDVYSDPGNFNTTKNQYGRYVIDMKGGKAYLIGAGFTKDGQHPFIDEMDVKSLKKKRLYTSNIKNGKEEIIDILNASKGEILTIQQSPSIYPNYFKKNIKSNKAEAVTTFANPFESIKDVYKEVITYKRNDGVTLTGTLYLPANYDRKAKKEKLPLLIWAYPTEYKDKNTAGQNTQNPNDFTFPYYGSFVYWTTKGYAVLDDAAFPIIGEGKTEPNDTFIPQLVANAAAAIDAVDHLGYIDKKKVAVGGHSYGAFMTANLLTHSNLFACGIARSGAYNRTLTPFGFQSEQRNYWDVPEIYNTMSPFMHADKMKTPLLLIHGDADNNPGTFTLQTERYFQALKNLGAPVKMVLLPKEAHGYQAKENILHLLWEQDQFLEKCLKK
- a CDS encoding Crp/Fnr family transcriptional regulator: MNIDQILDQVYLLPETSKNSLKEHITEVSHPKGFCLMEADKVIPYLYFIRKGIARAYSSTSDNDITFWFGSEGQCILSMKSYVEDKPGYESIELLEDCDLYRMETESLRKLFNEDIHIANWGRKLAEAEMIKSEELIISRQFKTSLERYKDIITYQPDLLKRVQLGYIASYLGITQVSLSRIRAEIK
- a CDS encoding HAD family hydrolase is translated as MNNHITTIAFDADDTLWINEPYFQEAEKEFCMLLEDYLPQHSVSQELFKTEMQNLHLYGYGVKGFMLCMIETIGRVSNNTASLELVNKAIQLGQDLLQKPIELLDGVTETLESLKGKYQLVVATKGDLLDQERKLKNSGLQDYFHHIEIMSDKKENDYKKLLKHLDCKPENLLMLGNSIKSDILPVLEIGGSAAHIPYHVTWTHEQHEVNLEHPNFMELKSVDEILKLL